In the genome of Shewanella denitrificans OS217, the window ACCATCACATCCTGGGCTAACGCTAGCCCTGAACGGCCTGCTGTAATAAACTGACCATTACCCGATAATGGGAAGTAACCTTTATTACCATTGCTATTTTGCTCACCATTACCCGGATAACCGTTAGCTTGATTAAACGAATAGCTAGTTTTCATGCTATCAGCAAATAGAGGTGGGCTTATACCCACAACTATTAATCCCATAGCGAGTGCTATTTTATTTTTCATTAGAGAGTTTTTCCTTTAACCCTGATTTAAACACCAGCTCTTACATAAAAGCTGCTCATTCCTCAGAACGAAGAATTCTTGTAAATGTAATTAAATTTAAAGATGCTTTTAATGAAGGGTGACTTTTAAATATGCCCTGATTTGTTCAATCACGGCTTGCTCTAAGGTCTTACCTGTTTCATCTATTGGTGAGGAGATCAAATTTTTCCACACTTTTTCGGCTTGAGATAAGCGCTGAGCATTTTGTAAAAGTAAAATTTTTGCAAAATTGCCTGCATAGCTCATTTTGTCTAAACGCAGTGCAACGGCGACATTTTTTCGCGCCGCTGTTTCATCTTTTTCTAATATATCGACAATAGCAATACCACCATACATTTCAGCATAACTACGGTCGACTTCTACACCCCTATCAAAAACGTCTCTTGCCAAGGCAAACCTGTCTGTTAATAAATAGAGCCAGCCGAGTAAGTTAATCCCTGGTAATAAATCATTTTGCAGACTCAAAGCTTTAAGCAAATGCTGCTCGGCTTCCACATACCTTTGTTGGAAAACATCAATAATGGCTAGCCCCAAATGGGTGCGGCAACTCTCATCATTGACATTCAAGGCTTGAGAAAAGTGACGAGCTGCCTGATCATATTGATTTGAATTTAACGTTATGAACCCAATCGTTATATTGGCAGTCACATTGTTAGGATCTAACGCTAACGCTTTAGCCGCTGACGCTTGTGCATCTGCCCACTGCTCTATATCCATATATATCTGAGAAAGTAAACTATGGGCGGGGGCATACTTAGGGTCCCTATCAGCTAGCGCAGTTAATGTAGAAACTGCAAGTTCAAAGTTTTTAAGTTGATATTGAGTACGGGCTAATAGGTACAATGTTTCTGTTTCTGGTGATAGCTCACTTGCGTGAATAAGTCGCTCTAATGCCGTCTCTGGGTTACCTAATTGAATATTACAATATGCAGCTTGATATAAAATACTAGCAGAACGAACACCCGCACTCAGCAAAGAATTGAATGTAATTAATCCTTGTTCAAAGTTTTTCCGTTGACAGCTAATTAAACCCGATAAGTAAATTAATTGAGAGGATTCAGGATCTAGTTTTTGAGCCTTGTATAGATAATTTTCTGCTATATCAATAGAACCTGTATCTAATGAAAGATAAATTAAATCTAACATTAAATTCAAATTGTTTTTATCCTGCTCTAGAAAAAACTCTAGTTGCTCAATCTTCCTTGAAATATCCATACAGACCAAATAGTAAACACTTGTGATGAGAAAGTACTATATTAAAAAGCATTAATCAACAAAAAATAACATAAAACCAACATGCGTATCATACTGATTGCTTTCAATTTATGTTCAGCTCTTCTGACATCAAACATATGTAAGTCTACCTAGCCATGATGCTCTTAAAAAAACGTATGCCCATATTCACTATATTAAACACATTAATCAGGATCTTTAACGATAGAGTAAATATGATTGTTTAAGCAATTTTGAATTTCAGTATTTTTTAATGAATATAGTCAAGTGAACGAGTTGGTACTCGACGTGAGTGTTAGTTGACAACAGGCTTCTCAATATGGAGGGGGCGCCAATAACCTTAGGTTTGTTACCGTGAAAGCAACATAGTTATCGACGCAAAGTACTATTTGATATGCATTTACCACCTTAAGCTGAGATTACTTAGCTTTAGGCCTAAAGGGTTTTATCACGGCTTCATTACAGGCGAGAAACGGCCCTTCCATTAAGTCGATGCAATAAGGAATTGCAGGAAACACCGCATCTAAACATTCGCGGATAGACTTGGGCTTACCGGGAAGATTAACAATTAATGAATTACCGCGAAGGCCTGCAGTTTGGCGGGATAAAATTGCCGTCGGCACAAATTTAAGCGATTCGGCGCGCATTAACTCGCCAAAGCCTGGCATCATGCGATCGCACACAGCTTCGGTGGCTTCTGGGGTCACATCACGCTTGGCAGGACCTGTGCCACCTGTGGTCACTATCAGGCAGCAGTCTTGTTCATCGGCCATCTTAATTAAGGTGGCTTCTATGATGTCACGCTCATCGGGGATCACCTGATAAACCGGCTCCCACTCGCTAGTGAGGTAATCATTCAAGGTATCTATGATAGCTTGACCCGACAAATCTTCATAAATGCCGGCACTGGCCCTGTCACTGACTGTGACTATGCCGATTTTCGCTTTGCTCATAATAGTATATTGCTCCTGCATTTCGCTTGCTGCTGGCTAAAATACCATAGAAATCCAAGCTCATCGGGGCTAAAGCAGTAAAAAGCGATCTATCTAGCAGTTTTTACAGCCGAGCTGGCTCCCCCCGCCACTAAGCCCACATCTTCAAGACGCTTGGCAGTCCAGTACCTTGGCGCCCAATAGACATTATTCATACTAGAAATTTTCACCCCTTTCTTGGTCGAGGCGTGCAAAAAGTTGTTATTGCCCACATAGATCCCCACATGCTGAGTGCGGCGGCTGACCTTGAAAAACACCAGATCGCCAATTCTCAATTCGTGGCGTTTAATTTCTTTGCCCAACACCTTTTGTCCCATTACGGTACGAGGTAAATATTGGCCGACAATATCTTTATAGGCTAAATACACCATGCCAGAGCAATCGAGCCCTTTCTTGCTCAATCCGCCTAATCGATAGGGTGTGCCGCGCCATTCATTATGAAACTCGAGTAAACTCGCTTCATGCCAACTGGGCTTCATCACCACAGGGGCTGGGGCCACAGGCTTTTTCACTTGCATTATCTCTGGCACTTTGGTGGCGCAAGCACTCACCAATAATACTAAGCACGCGACCAATAACAGCTTCTTCAAGGGGAATACTCCAACATTCAAAACTCATTTTTAGAGCGTTAAACGCAAAAGAAAGATAAAAGGCAATAATTTGCCATTATTACAGGATTTTATCCAAAAAGAACAGCGGGTAAATGAGATAGTCTAGCAAGAATAGCTGCAATGGTGAGATTGCAGCTGCTTGATAGGCATTTATTATCCCGAACTGAGATTATTTCGGGGAATGGGCGGAGTTCAGCATGGTGTTGGCACTGAGCCCATCCAAGATGGCGCATTGGGCACTGTCATCATCACTGCAATGATCCGCTAGCTGCTGTAGTGCGGTTTGCATCTGCTGCAGCTCAGCTATCTTCTGAGTAATTTCATCTAAGTGTGCATTGGCGAGCTTTTTCACCTCGCGGCTTGTCCTGTCAGGCTTACGCCATAAGCTCAATAAGGACTGGATCTGCACCATAGCAAAGCCGAGCTTTCTCGCCTGACGAATAAGCCCTAGCAAGGCTAACTGCTGGCGATTGTACAGGCGATAACCGGCTTCGGTGCGACTGAGCCTTGGCAGTAAGCCATTGGCCTCATAATGGCGGATCATCTTGGCCGAAAGACCCGTTAATTGCGCCGCCTCACCTATGGTGACAAACTTTTCCATTATGACTCCTCAGGTTTCCAATGCTGTAACAATAGCGCGTTGCTGACCACCAGCAAACTGCTCATCGCCATCGCCGCGCCTGCTATTATCGGGTTCAAATAACCCAATGCCGCCAGGGGAATACCGACAATATTAAAAATAAAGGCCCAAAATAGGTTCTGTTTAATCTTGGTATAAGTCAATTTTGCCATGGTAAGCGCCGAAGCGACCAGATTGGGCTCCCCTCGCATTAAGGTCATGGCAGAAGCACTGACCGCCACCTCTGTGCCTGTCGCCATGGCGATACCTAAATCGGCCTGAGCTAAGGCGGGGGCATCATTGATGCCGTCACCCACCATGGCAACCCTGTAACCCTGGGACTGAAACGCTTGCACATGCTTTGCCTTATCATCGGGCAAGACTTGGGCATAGTAGAGATCTAGCCCGAGTTCATTGGCCACCAGCTCGGCACTGGCTTGAGTATCACCAGTGAGCATGGCAACCTTGATCCCCATTTGCTTTAATTGCTTAACCGCCCTTTTTGCATGGGGTTTTAATTCATCACGAAAACAAAATAACCCGAGTAACTCAGTCTCTCCTGCAACGGTTCTGGCCAACCAAGAAACCGAGGCCCCCTCAACCTCAATGCGATTGAGCGGTAAGCTTAGGCCCAATTGCTCCATCCACAGGCTACTGCCCATAAATAACTCACTCTCTTCGACTCGCCCTTGCACTCCCTTACCGGCAACCACGCTAAAATCGGCTATAGACAAGGGCTCAAGCTCCATGGCCTTGGCTTGTTCCACAATCGCTTTGCCCAATGGATGTTCGCTATGCTGCTGCAATGCAAAGGCCTGCTGCATTAATGCTGACTCGCTGCCAATAAAGGCGCTGAATTGAGATAACTTGGGCTTGCCTTCGGTCAATGTGCCTGTCTTATCGAATACCAACATATCTATGGCCTTAGCTTGCTCCAAAGCCGTCGCATCTTTCACTAAGATACCAAAGCGCGCGGCAGTGCCCGTGCCTGCCATTATCGCCGCAGGCGTTGCTAGCCCTAAGGCACAGGGACAGGCGATAACTAAAACCGCCACCGCATTTAATATGCCTAACTGCCAATCACCCACCACCAGCCCCCAGCTAAGCAAGGTGATAAGTGCGATGACTAACACCACTGGGACAAACACAGCACTAACCTTATCGACCAAGGCCTGCACCGGCGCCTTAGCCCCTTGAGCCTGCTCAACCATGCGGATGATCTTGGCTAAGGTTGACTCAGTGCCCACACTGGTGGCTTCTACTTCTATCACACCATCTAAGTTAACCGAACCACCTGTCACCTTATCCCCTTTGGTTTTGCTCACTGGGATGCTTTCGCCGCTTATAAGCGCCTCATCCAGATGGCTCGCCCCAGACACTATTACCCCATCGACGGGAACGCGCTCACCCGGGGTGATTTGCACTCGTTCTTGGGTGACGACAGTCGAGGCCAGCACTTGTTGCCATTTGTCATTGCGCCATACTCTTGCACTGCTGGGTTTTAAGTCTTCTAGGGCTCTTAGGGCATCCGTTGTTCTGCGCTTTGCCCTATGCTCAAGGTATTTACCCAGTAACACTAAGCTGAGTACCGCGCTGCTACTTTCAAAATACAAATGTGGCTCTCCATGATGCCCTGTATGGGTCCACCATAAGTAGACAGATAAGCCATAAGCCGCGCTGGTGCCGATAGCCACCAGTAAATCCATATTGCCGGTTTTTGCCTTGAGCGCGCCCCATGCTGCCCGATAAAAACGGCCGCCAAAGTAAAATTGAACCGGCGTCGCCAGCAGCCACTGCCACACAGCGGGCAACATCCACTCTTTATTGAATAGCATTCCGAACATAGGTAGCACTAAAGGCAAGGTCAGCAGGCTGGCGCCCAGCACAGGGAACCAATCTGTGTGATAGAAAGCCTGCTCGCTGGCGCTAGTCCCTTCTGCGCTGGCTTGCTCGCCCTGGAGCGCTTCGAGGCTATAACCTGCCTGAATTAAACTTGCCGATACTTCCACCTCAGTTAAGCTACCTACATAAGTCACACTCAGCCGCTCTGTGGCTAAGTTCACTTGCGCATGTTGAATTTGCGGCAAGCTTTTCATGGCATTTTCGACCCGTGATACACAGGATGCACAGCTCATACCGCCAACCCCATAACTGGCCGTCTTGGTCGGCACCTTATAGCCCGCACCTTCCACAGCTTCAACTAACTCAGCTAAGCTGGCCGTGCCTTCGATGGATGCCATCTCAGTGGCGAGATTAACATTCGCACTCATGACACCTTGCACCGCCTTAAGGGCCTTTTCTACTCGGCCGACACAGGAAGTACAACTCATTCCTGTGATCTGTATTTGCAATATTTGACTCATATTCGCCTCCAAAAATTCACTCTCTCAACCTTAAGGCTAAAGCTTGCCATCATGGTAAGGTCAAGGCGTTTTTCAACTCGACATCAATTAGCTTTCAAGCTCGTCGTCAGGCCTGGCATTTAAACAAAAAATCATTTGACCTTGCCATAGTGGTAAGCCCCAAGCTGTTGTCGTCGTTTATTAATAGGAGCAAAAAATATGTTAACCCTAAACGTTGAAGGCATGACCTGTAACCATTGTATTAGCAATACCAATCGTATTAATTATCTGGTCATGCAGCGGGAATTCAAATGATGTTAATCAAGACGGAGGCTTGAAGGCATAGTGGTGCTATGTCGAGAGTCTCTAACGCAGAGTAACATCATTTTGAAACCCGCCCTTCGGGAGCGTCTCAAGCATTGCACTTCTGTGTTGCATCAATTTGAAAGGGAATAACCCTTACTACATTAATGCGCCTTGAATTGAAAAGCTTGAGAGGCTCTGATTGTTCAGATAGTTAATGTGATTGGTATCATTACTAAGGCAATCAAAGAACTTAACAGCAGTGCCACTGTAGAGATAGACTTAAAGGCTCACACTGTCAAAGTGGGGGCTGACCTGAGTAAGGCGCAGAGTTGCGATGTAGATAAAAAGTTAGCCGCTGAGCTGGGAAGTACTGCAGACCCATTAGACGTCGAAGACATCATCATGGCATTAGAGTGGGCAGGTTATCCGGCCGTAGAGGTCGTGACTTGCTGCACCCCAGATGCCAGTTGTCATTAGCCCAACAGGGAGCGCACACTTAAGCGGATCTTAGCCTAAGTGTGCAAGACAGGCGTTTTTAATCGCCACTAACACTCTTGTTTATCTTTTATCGTTCTCAATGTGGAGGGATCTAAACGCGAACGGGTCTTAAAGTGATATTTTCAGTCGAAACAAGCTCTATCGTTAGAAGCTGTGACCAGAGAAAATTCTAGCGAACAGATTTTTTGGCTGTATGCTGCTATACCGCACTCTGACTCCATAATAAATATGAAATGCAGCGAGCAAAGTTTAATCATACCTCACTGCTGATAGCCCTATTACTTTAATGATTTGAATTCAAATGCAGTCTTAAAACCTTTAGTAATATGTTCGACCCATTTTTTGTAGTTCACCATTTCTCTACTGCCAAACCTTTCTTTTTTAAAGTGAATTCTAATCATTAGATTTACCGACATATAGGATGTATTGCTAAAGTTACTGCTAAAGTTACCATCCATAACATTCATCGTGTTTTCCGGTGGAAAGTGGCTTACGTTGTGATTTATATCAGTAGAAAACTGCAGTTCAACAAAAGGGTTATCTATAAATAAAATGTTTTCTTTTACTTTTATTTTAGTATCTGGAGGCAGGGTTAAACCTTCAGTAATTGAACGATTTTCGTTAAATTTAAATGAAGTCAGACCCAGTATTTTATCTAATTCATTTTTTGTTACAAAAGTGTTTTGGCCTGCGTATTCAACAGAAGTATTAAACGAATAACTTTCTGATCTTCTGAAAGTTTTCATATTTCTGACAATTTCCCAATCCGGGTTTTTAGATAGCATTTCACCAATAATACCTATGTATAAAAACTTAGATATATCTTTAATTGCTCCATCCAACTGTTCTCTGGACTCGATGCTAAATGAGAAAAAGTTTTCATCTTCCATGTTCTTGTTATTTAAGGCCCCTATTTTAAAATATTTATTTAGATTAACTTCTTTTGATATTTCTTTTCTATGAACGACAAAGAAAGATGATTTTTGATAACTCAATGAATGAATATCAGCAACCATATTGTGAAGAGACAGTTCTATTGGGATGATTTCTTCCTTAATTTCATCGTTCAATGAAAGGGCAGTGTTCAAGGCAAACATTAAAAATGCAGCACACAGAGCCGTAAATGAGAACACAATATCTTTCGCGTTTAAATTATTTACAACAATAGTAAAACCCAATAGCACTAATGCTAGCAATGTGAATGTTAAAACAAAAATAAACGATGTACTCATAAATGCTCCCTTATTTTATATTGCACTTCCAATATGCAGAATAAAGTTAGTTTGTTAATATTAGTAAAATTTATTAGCCAAAATACTGTTCGCAAAATTCCAAATTTGTGCGCTACAATTTCGTCTTGTTAGCTACACCGCTTGGCCGGCGGCGACCCCTGAGGCCCAGGCCCATTGGAAGTTGAATCCCCCGAGCCAGCCGCTGACATCCATGACTTCGCCGATAAAAAATAACCCGGACACCTTGCAGGCCTCCATGGTTTTCGACGATAGCTCGTTAGTATCCACGCCCCCAAGGGTGACTTCGGCGGTGCGATAACCTTCGGTGCCATTCATCAACACAGTCCACCGGTGTAAATTGGCCACCACGGCGGCGCGCTCGGCGTGGAGCAGTTGATTTAATGCCTTGTTTAACAACACTTCATCGAATAGCACTTCCACCAGCCGCTTAGGCAACCAATGGCTTAAGGTGTTTCTCAGACTCTGCTTGGGATGGGCCAGTTGCTGTCCCTCTATGGCTGCTGCGGCATCCATATTGGGCAACAAATCGATTTCTATAGTTTCGCCGGCTTTCCAATAATTGGAGATTTGTAAGATAGCAGGACCAGATAATCCCCTATGGGTAAAGAGTAACGCCTCACTAAATTGGGTGCCATCTTTTGCACTGATGCGACTCGGTACCGCTATGCCAGATAGTGGCTCGAAACGGATTTTGTCATCACTGTGCCAAGTAAAGGGCACAAGGCCTGCGTGTGTTGGCAGTACCTTTAAACCAAACTGCTCGGCAACATGATAGCCAAAAGGCGTGGCGCCAAGTTTGGGCATTGAAAGCCCGCCGGTGGCGATGACTAATGAATCACAGCTCAAATCACCAGCTGAGGTTGTCAGCATAAATTGACCCGCTTCAGTCTTAGTCTCAGCTTTGGTAATGCCGAGGATCTCAGTGCGCAGCTTGATATTCACCCCGGCCCAATCACATTCAGTGGTGAGCATGGTCACTATCTCTTTGGCTGAATCATTGCAGAACAGCTGACCATGATCCCGCTCGTGATATTCAATACCATGACGTTCAACCATTTCGATAAACTGCTGCGACGGGTAACGGGCTAATGCCGACTTGACGAAGTGCGCATTGCCGCAGATGAAATTCGAAGGCTCCACCTTAAGGTTAGTGAAGTTACTTCGACCACCACCACTGATCAAGATTTTACGCCCAAGCTGCTTGGCATTATCCAGCAGGAGAACATCACGGCCTCGGTAACCAGCTGTCAGAGCACACATTAACCCTGCGGCGCCAGCACCAATAATAATTACGTCATGATGTTTCACTGTGTCTCTCCAAGGGTAACTGAGTTTATATAAATCGTTAGCACTTACGTTTAAGGGCGCTATTGTAGCATTCGGCGGATGATTGGCCAGTAGCGCAAGCGGATTACAGCCTATGCTACTGTGGGCCCAGTCCATACCGCGCTTCCACGGCATTATCTATTCACTTTTACTTTGAGAGTTTGAGCTCGGAGTAGATACAGCAATATCATTGGGCATATCGCGCAAGGTCACTTGTATACACAACCTAAGCCTTTATAAAATAAATATAAATTTAGCTAACAAACAAATAGTGCAATTATCATGCTGTTAAAAACAAAAAAGGATGCCCTAGGCATCCTCTTTTTTTACTACGGGTATCCCGATTAGGGCTCCCTAGGTACTCACGACTTCTTGCTTGTCTCAGACTTTTTATCGCGGCTCAGTAGTTCTTTGGCAGCATCCACTGGTGCCTTGCCTTGATACAAGACTTGATAAATTTGCTCTGTGATTGGCATTTCTACCCCAAGGCGCTTAGCCAAGGTATAGACTTCCTTGGTATTGCGATAACCTTCTACCACTTGACCAATTTCCTCCTGCGCCGTTATCACATCACAACCTTTACCTAATGCCATACCGAAACGGCGGTTGCGTGACTGGTTATCGGTACAGGTCAGTACTAAGTCGCCCAAGCCCGCCATACCAATAAAGGTTTCAGCATTGGCACCCAATGCGACACCCAAGCGGGTCAGTTCGACTAAACCACGGGTGATTAACGCGGTACGCGCATTGGCACCAAAACCTATGCCATCTGACATGCCAGCGCCTATGGCGATAACATTTTTTACCGCGCCGCCCAGTTGTATGCCAGTAAAGTCATCGTTGGCGTAAACCCGCAGACGTTTAGGGCTATGAAGTAGCTCAACTAACTCATGAGTAAAGCTTGGACAAGTCCCAGCAACAGAAATTGCCGTAGGCATACCTGCGGCTAATTCTTTAGCAAAGGTTGGGCCTGATAATACCGCTAACGGGTAACCATCGCCGAGCTGCTCGCGAGCCACATCTTGCAGTAAGCGCCCCGTTTCAGGCTCTAGCCCTTTAGTGGCCCAAACAATGCGACTATCTTTACGCAAAAGAGGCTTAGCCTGTTTAAGCACATCGCCGAACACATGGCTTGGCACAACCACTAAGATATTTTTACTTGCCGCCAAGGCTTTGCCCAAATCGGCTTCGATGGCCAAACAATCGGGAAAACGGATCCCAGCAAGAAAACGCTCATTACTGCGACTGTCCGCTAACACTTGCATACTGTTAGGATCATGACCCCAAAGCAAGGTTTTGTGGCCGTTGCTGGCTAAAGAAATAGCAAGGGCGGTGCCATAAGACCCCGCCCCCAATACCGTAATTTCGGCAGTATTATTCATAGAATTAAGCGTTTGCTTCTTCAACTGCTGGCGCTTCTGCGGCTGCAGCTTGACGTTGCTGAACATATTGAGCGAATAGAGCATCAAAGTTCACTGGCGCTAGGTTTAACTGTGGGAATGTGCCACGGCCAACTAGGCTGCCAACGAGTTCACGAGCGTAAGGGAACAACACGTTAGGGCAGTATGCACCTAATGAGTGAGCCAGTTGCTGCTCAGTTAGTCCCTGGATAGAGAAGATACCCGCTTGCTGAACTTCACATAAAAATGCTGTTTCTTCGCCGTTTTTAGCGGTAACAGTCAGTGATAACACCACTTCATAAACGTCATCAGACAATTTGTTGCTGCGAGTGTCTAGATCCAGTTTAACTTCTGGGTTCCACTCTTTTTGAAATACCGCTGGGCTGTTTGGGGTTTCGAAAGACAAATCCTTTGTATAAATACGTTGAATGTTGAATTGTGGAGCTTGTTCTTGTTGTTCGTTGTTTGCAACTTCAGCCATAATTTTTACCTTCAATGTTAAATTAGCCTTCTGCGAGGCTTATCCTATGCTTGGGTGGCAATCATTTACCTAGTCCAAGCTTTAAATCACCGATTGACGCTTGGCCCCAATAGCCCGCGACAACCGATACTGAGTATTATTTTTTACTTTTAACCAGTGGCAAGTTGGCGGTTTGCCAGTCATCAATGCCACCTTTCAGGTTGTGGATATTCTCAAAACCTTGTTTAACAAGTAGTTGCGCAGCTTGTGATGACGTCATACCTGCCTTACATACTAATATAATGGGGCTGGCTTTATATTTTTCAAGGGCGGTGAGCTGATTATTTTTGATTTCAGCCAAGGTGACATTCAATGCATCGATAATGTGACCCTTGCGGAAATCTTCTTTACCACGAACATCGACAACTTTAGCATTCTGCTTGTTCACCAGTTGTGTCAACTCTTGATGACTGATGTTGTTAACCTTAGAGGTACTGGCCTTAATCACTGTGACAACCAGGGCGCTAAATAAACCTACCCAAGCCAAGCTTAGTATTGGATTAGCTTGAAAAAATTCGATATATGCTTGCATTTGTACTGCCTATGGTCAATTTGGCTAAAATTAATAGGCCCAGAGTATACCCATTGCCAAACGAGATTGCAGCACTATATCAAACAAGCTATCGATAGATGTCGGTTTGGCTCACACTCGCAAGATATTTGCCATAAGATGGCCGAAGCAGATTTGTGTGGCTATTTAATGGTGAATTCAAGGGGTAGCTCAAAGCTTGATGGTAAATGCCTTTTTCAGCCCAGTGATAAGTAGTAATATTCATACAATTCTTGCTTTATATTTCTCTTAAAACTTAAAAGGTACTCCCATGACGACTGCTAAACGTCCACTGGCACTGCTTATCCTTGATGGTTGGGGCTACCGTGAAAACCCGCATAACAATGCGATTTTTCATGCACGCACCCCAGTGTTAGATAAGTTAAACGCCCAATTTCCCAATAGCTTAATTTCAGGTTCTGGCCTAGATGTGGGTTTACCCGATGGTCAAATGGGTAACTCTGAAGTCGGTCATATCAATATCGGCTCTGGCCGAGTGGTCTATCAGGAATTAACCCGAGTGAGCAAGGCCATAGAAGAGGGGGAATTTGAAGAAAATACCGTTCTTTGCAAAACCATCGATGATGCAATAAAGGCCAATGGCGCCGTGCATATCATGGGGCTATTGTCACCCGGTGGCGTCCACAGCCATGAAGAACACATAGAAGCCATGTGCCGCATGGCGGTTAAACGCGGAGCCAAGCAAGTGTATCTGCACGCCTTCTTAGATGGCCGCGATACCCCGCCCCGCAGCGCAAAAGGCAGCTTAGCCCATTTTGGTGATCTGTTTACTACATTAGGCCAAGGTCGTATCGCCTCTGTGATCGGCCGATACTACGCCATGGACAGGGATAATCGCTGGGATCGTGTCTCACAAGCTTATGAGTTGATTACACAAGGTAAAGGTAAGTTTAGCTATTCAAATGCCGTCGACGCATTAGAAGCCGCCTATAGCCGTGATGAAAACGATGAATTCGTTGCCGCCTCTAGCATTACCGATGCCCAAGGCCAAACAGCCAGTTTAAATGATGGCGATAGCTTGATATTCATGAACTTTCGCGCCGACCGTGCCCGTCAAATCACCCGTAGCGTTATCAATGCGGATTTCGATGGTTTCGAACGAGCAGTAACCCCTAAGATAAACTTCGTTACGCTTACCGAATATGCTGCCGATATCAGTGCACCTAAGGCTTTCTCATCCTCTGACTTGGTCAATACCTTAGGTGAAACCTTACAAAACTTAGGTAAAACTCAGTTACGTATTTCAGAAACCGAGAAATATGCCCACGTCACTTTTTTCTTCAATGGCGGTAAAGAAGACCCATTCAAGGGTGAGGACCG includes:
- the gpsA gene encoding NAD(P)H-dependent glycerol-3-phosphate dehydrogenase; translated protein: MNNTAEITVLGAGSYGTALAISLASNGHKTLLWGHDPNSMQVLADSRSNERFLAGIRFPDCLAIEADLGKALAASKNILVVVPSHVFGDVLKQAKPLLRKDSRIVWATKGLEPETGRLLQDVAREQLGDGYPLAVLSGPTFAKELAAGMPTAISVAGTCPSFTHELVELLHSPKRLRVYANDDFTGIQLGGAVKNVIAIGAGMSDGIGFGANARTALITRGLVELTRLGVALGANAETFIGMAGLGDLVLTCTDNQSRNRRFGMALGKGCDVITAQEEIGQVVEGYRNTKEVYTLAKRLGVEMPITEQIYQVLYQGKAPVDAAKELLSRDKKSETSKKS
- a CDS encoding NAD(P)/FAD-dependent oxidoreductase codes for the protein MKHHDVIIIGAGAAGLMCALTAGYRGRDVLLLDNAKQLGRKILISGGGRSNFTNLKVEPSNFICGNAHFVKSALARYPSQQFIEMVERHGIEYHERDHGQLFCNDSAKEIVTMLTTECDWAGVNIKLRTEILGITKAETKTEAGQFMLTTSAGDLSCDSLVIATGGLSMPKLGATPFGYHVAEQFGLKVLPTHAGLVPFTWHSDDKIRFEPLSGIAVPSRISAKDGTQFSEALLFTHRGLSGPAILQISNYWKAGETIEIDLLPNMDAAAAIEGQQLAHPKQSLRNTLSHWLPKRLVEVLFDEVLLNKALNQLLHAERAAVVANLHRWTVLMNGTEGYRTAEVTLGGVDTNELSSKTMEACKVSGLFFIGEVMDVSGWLGGFNFQWAWASGVAAGQAV
- a CDS encoding tetratricopeptide repeat protein, yielding MDISRKIEQLEFFLEQDKNNLNLMLDLIYLSLDTGSIDIAENYLYKAQKLDPESSQLIYLSGLISCQRKNFEQGLITFNSLLSAGVRSASILYQAAYCNIQLGNPETALERLIHASELSPETETLYLLARTQYQLKNFELAVSTLTALADRDPKYAPAHSLLSQIYMDIEQWADAQASAAKALALDPNNVTANITIGFITLNSNQYDQAARHFSQALNVNDESCRTHLGLAIIDVFQQRYVEAEQHLLKALSLQNDLLPGINLLGWLYLLTDRFALARDVFDRGVEVDRSYAEMYGGIAIVDILEKDETAARKNVAVALRLDKMSYAGNFAKILLLQNAQRLSQAEKVWKNLISSPIDETGKTLEQAVIEQIRAYLKVTLH
- a CDS encoding Cu(I)-responsive transcriptional regulator, with the protein product MEKFVTIGEAAQLTGLSAKMIRHYEANGLLPRLSRTEAGYRLYNRQQLALLGLIRQARKLGFAMVQIQSLLSLWRKPDRTSREVKKLANAHLDEITQKIAELQQMQTALQQLADHCSDDDSAQCAILDGLSANTMLNSAHSPK
- a CDS encoding NlpC/P60 family protein, which produces MKKLLLVACLVLLVSACATKVPEIMQVKKPVAPAPVVMKPSWHEASLLEFHNEWRGTPYRLGGLSKKGLDCSGMVYLAYKDIVGQYLPRTVMGQKVLGKEIKRHELRIGDLVFFKVSRRTQHVGIYVGNNNFLHASTKKGVKISSMNNVYWAPRYWTAKRLEDVGLVAGGASSAVKTAR
- a CDS encoding heavy metal translocating P-type ATPase, coding for MSQILQIQITGMSCTSCVGRVEKALKAVQGVMSANVNLATEMASIEGTASLAELVEAVEGAGYKVPTKTASYGVGGMSCASCVSRVENAMKSLPQIQHAQVNLATERLSVTYVGSLTEVEVSASLIQAGYSLEALQGEQASAEGTSASEQAFYHTDWFPVLGASLLTLPLVLPMFGMLFNKEWMLPAVWQWLLATPVQFYFGGRFYRAAWGALKAKTGNMDLLVAIGTSAAYGLSVYLWWTHTGHHGEPHLYFESSSAVLSLVLLGKYLEHRAKRRTTDALRALEDLKPSSARVWRNDKWQQVLASTVVTQERVQITPGERVPVDGVIVSGASHLDEALISGESIPVSKTKGDKVTGGSVNLDGVIEVEATSVGTESTLAKIIRMVEQAQGAKAPVQALVDKVSAVFVPVVLVIALITLLSWGLVVGDWQLGILNAVAVLVIACPCALGLATPAAIMAGTGTAARFGILVKDATALEQAKAIDMLVFDKTGTLTEGKPKLSQFSAFIGSESALMQQAFALQQHSEHPLGKAIVEQAKAMELEPLSIADFSVVAGKGVQGRVEESELFMGSSLWMEQLGLSLPLNRIEVEGASVSWLARTVAGETELLGLFCFRDELKPHAKRAVKQLKQMGIKVAMLTGDTQASAELVANELGLDLYYAQVLPDDKAKHVQAFQSQGYRVAMVGDGINDAPALAQADLGIAMATGTEVAVSASAMTLMRGEPNLVASALTMAKLTYTKIKQNLFWAFIFNIVGIPLAALGYLNPIIAGAAMAMSSLLVVSNALLLQHWKPEES
- the mog gene encoding molybdopterin adenylyltransferase; translated protein: MSKAKIGIVTVSDRASAGIYEDLSGQAIIDTLNDYLTSEWEPVYQVIPDERDIIEATLIKMADEQDCCLIVTTGGTGPAKRDVTPEATEAVCDRMMPGFGELMRAESLKFVPTAILSRQTAGLRGNSLIVNLPGKPKSIRECLDAVFPAIPYCIDLMEGPFLACNEAVIKPFRPKAK